A genomic stretch from Anoplopoma fimbria isolate UVic2021 breed Golden Eagle Sablefish chromosome 8, Afim_UVic_2022, whole genome shotgun sequence includes:
- the zfr2 gene encoding zinc finger RNA-binding protein isoform X5, with protein sequence MAASNYFGFTHGAGPQYSAQPPPAYSHPSTASYTVQQAPAVAHAVTASYSPAPVQAARPVVTAPYPTYQSHQAPPEYAYRQPDPPAPPQPTTTPQTYQVYPETDNYSYGRPAAVTTYDNKQYYPTSIASAQRTHTENYYQTVGVKTAYSPAPTTVYSQPPPPQRQVTALKPLAPSVSTSYNIYPVSTSVQQPPTPISSYTLGSSFGSTVAATTYSGINYSSYDSTGYTSTSTPSYYQPAQQTLTQPQPPPQQLQQPQPPIQPPPKQLTSSSWSNSGSNMVTAPTVNSYKKPTFHQSKLQKPKGPPKQPQLHYCDICKISCAGPQTYREHLEGQKHKKKEAALKSGGQTGSNNGPRGVQTQLRCELCDVSCTGVDAYAAHIRGAKHQKVVKLHTKLGKPIPSTEPVLVNSAPVITTSTAGKPQVSTSTPALVSTTSTPTVTPKLAAVNVTAKTAPVKKPAPSKITVVSHKPVSAPAAAVTAAVVAAKVPEPIQQSVQRMDPQSDDDDCDRAGGQGDIQPVGHDYVEEVRNDDGKVIRFHCKLCECSFNDPNAKDMHLKGRRHRLQYKKKVNPELPVEIKPSNRARKLQESKLKKQKQKAVLKRQRDDEQRWHMEMRRYEEDMYWRRMEEEQMYWGEQRRRMAPPPLMSRPGMPVPPLLTCVRRPDSPDDRHIMAKHSTIYPVEEELQAVQRIVSHSERALKLVSDSLLEKETPVVDTAAIEGEDEKGTENPGRLLKGVMRVGILAKGLLLRGDRNVELILLTAKKPTITLLKNIAKNLPKELETFSEDQYEVQAHPEEANIVIFSSKEPKMQVTISLTSPLMREDPATEKDKQAGGKAAEKGVAEKEPTDLLNKKKCLEYLASLRHAKWFQARANGLQSCVIIIRVLRDLCQRVPTWGKMPGWAMELLVEKVISSAAGPLSPGEAMRRVLECISTGILLPDGPGLMDPCEKDTTDALGSMMLQAREDITASAQHALRLLAFRQIHKVLGMDSLPASKASARNRKRRRDGSDTGDGEGEGKKDKKEEAESA encoded by the exons ATGGCTGCAAGCAATTATTTCGGGTTCACACATGGTGCCGGTCCGCAATACAG tgCCCAGCCTCCCCCGGCCTACTCCCATCCCTCTACAGCCAGTTACACTGTCCAGCAGGCTCCAGCTGTGGCTCATGCAGTGACTGCGTCCTATTCTCCAGCTCCAGTCCAGGCAGCCAGGCCTGTGGTCACGGCCCCTTACCCCACCTATCAGAGTCATCAGGCTCCCCCTGAATACGCATACAGACAGCCAGACCCCCCGGCACCCCCGCagcccaccaccaccccacaAACGTACCAGGTGTACCCAGAAACG GACAACTACAGCTATGGGCGTCCTGCAGCTGTGACTACCTATGACAATAAACAGTACTACCCGACGAGTATAGCATCGGctcagaggacacacacagagaactaCTACCAGACTG TTGGAGTAAAGACTGCTTACAGTCCAGCCCCCACCACTGTGTACAgccagcctcctcctccccagagGCAGGTGACGGCCCTGAAGCCTCTGGCCCCCTCTGTGTCCACCAGCTACAACATCTACCCGGTGTCCACCAGTGTCCAGCAGCCGCCCACACCCATTTCATCCTACACCCTCGGCTCCTCCTTCGGCTCCACTGTTGCGGCCACGACTTACTCGG GCATTAACTACTCCAGTTATGACTCAACTGGCTATACCTCCACATCCACCCCCTCCTATTACCAGCCAGCCCAGCAGACTCTCACCCAGCCGCAGCCTCCACCTCAGCAGCTGCAACAGCCCCAGCCCCCCATCCAGCCGCCACCTAAGCAGCTGACGAGCTCTTCCTGGAGCAACTCAGGCAGCAACATGGTGACAGCTCCGACTGTAAACTCCTACAAAAAGCCCACATTTCACCAGAGCAAGCTGCAGAAGCCCAAAGGGCCTCCGAAGCAGCCCCAGCTCCATTACTGTGACATTTGCAAGATCAGCTGTGCAGGCCCTCAG ACGTACCGGGAGCACCTGGAGGGCCAGAAGCATAAGAAGAAGGAGGCCGCCCTGAAATCTGGCGGGCAGACTGGGTCCAACAACGGACCCAGGGGGGTCCAGACTCAGTTACGCTGTGAGCTCTGTGACGTCTCCTGCACCGGAGTGGATGCCTACGCCGCCCATATCCGTGGGGCCAAACACCAGAAG GTGGTGAAACTTCACACCAAGTTGGGCAAACCTATACCTTCCACTGAGCCAGTGTTGGTGAATTCGGCTCCAGTTATCACAACATCGACAGCAGGGAAACCTCAAGTCTCTACATCCACTCCAGCTTTGGTCTCAACCACTTCAACTCCAACTGTGACTCCCAAACTGGCGGCTGTAAACGTCACCGCCAaaacagcaccagtcaaaaagCCAGCTCCCTCCAAAATAACTGTTGTTT CCCATAAGCCTGTCAGCgctccagcagctgcagtgacGGCGGCGGTGGTGGCAGCCAAGGTGCCGGAGCCCATTCAACAGTCAGTTCAGAGAATGGACCCTCAGAGTGACGATGATGACTGCGACAGAGCTGGAGGCCAGGGAGACATCCAGCCAGTGGGACACGACTATGTAGAGGAG GTTCGTAACGATGACGGAAAAGTGATTAGATTCCACTGTAAACTGTGTGAGTGCAGTTTCAACGACCCTAATGCTAAAGACATGCACCTGAAAGGCCGGAGGCACAGACTTCAGTACAAG AAGAAAGTCAACCCAGAGCTTCCTGTGGAGATCAAGCCCAGTAACCGGGCCAGGAAGCTGCAGGAGAGCAAGCtgaagaagcagaagcagaaggCGGtgctgaagagacagagagacgatGAGCAGCGCTGGCACATGGAGATGAG ACGATATGAGGAGGACATGTactggaggaggatggaggaggagcagatgtACTGGGGGGAGCAAAGACGCAGGATGGCTCCTCCACCCCTGATGAGCCGCCCTGGTATGCCAGTACCTCCTCTACTG ACGTGTGTGCGTCGGCCAGACTCTCCCGATGACCGCCACATCATGGCTAAACACTCGACCATTTACCCGGTAGAGGAGGAGCTCCAGGCTGTCCAGAGGATCGTCTCCCACTCTGAGAGAGCCCTAAAACTGGTGTCAGACTCCCTGCTGGAGAAGGAGACACCAGTTGTTGATACCGCTGCTAttgaaggagaagatgaaaaagG TACTGAAAACCCAGGACGGCTGCTAAAAGGTGTGATGAGGGTGGGTATCCTGGCCAAAGGCCTGCTGCTTCGTGGAGACAGAAATGTTGAGCTCATCCTGCTGACGGCTAAGAAACCCACCATCACTTTACTGAAGAATATCGCCAAGAATTTGCCTAAAGAACTGGAG ACATTTTCTGAAGATCAGTATGAGGTGCAGGCTCACCCCGAGGAGGCGAACATCGTGATATTTTCAAGCAAGGAGCCCAAAATGCAGGTGACCATTTCTCTCACCTCGCCGCTGATGAGGGAGGACCCTGCTACTGAGAAGGACAAGCAGGCAGGAGGAAAAGCGGCTGAGAAAG GTGTGGCTGAAAAGGAGCCTACTGATCTTCTGAATAAGAAGAAATGTCTGGAGTACCTGGCTTCTCTCCGTCACGCCAAATGGTTTCAG GCTCGTGCCAACGGGTTGCAGTCCTGTGTGATCATCATTCGGGTGCTGAGAGATTTATGTCAACGGGTTCCCACATGGGGAAAGATGCCCGGCTGG GCGATGGAGCTGTTGGTGGAGAAAGTGATCAGCAGTGCTGCCGGCCCGCTCAGCCCAGGAGAGGCCATGCGCAGAGTCCTGGAGTGCATCTCCACAGGCATCCTGCTACCAG ATGGACCAGGTTTGATGGACCCTTGTGAGAAAGACACTACGGATGCTTTGGGAAGCATGATGCTTCAAGCTCGAGAGGACATAACTGCCAGCGCACAG CATGCTCTACGGCTGCTTGCCTTCCGTCAGATCCACAAGGTTCTGGGTATGGACTCCCTGCCAGCGTCCAAGGCCAGCGCTCGCAACCGCAAGCGTAGGCGGGACGGCAGCGACACCGGCGACGGGGAGGGGGAGGGCAAAAAAGACAAGAAGGAAGAAGCAGAGAGTGCTTGA
- the zfr2 gene encoding zinc finger RNA-binding protein isoform X4 produces MAASNYFGFTHGAGPQYSAQPPPAYSHPSTASYTVQQAPAVAHAVTASYSPAPVQAARPVVTAPYPTYQSHQAPPEYAYRQPDPPAPPQPTTTPQTYQVYPETQDNYSYGRPAAVTTYDNKQYYPTSIASAQRTHTENYYQTVGVKTAYSPAPTTVYSQPPPPQRQVTALKPLAPSVSTSYNIYPVSTSVQQPPTPISSYTLGSSFGSTVAATTYSGINYSSYDSTGYTSTSTPSYYQPAQQTLTQPQPPPQQLQQPQPPIQPPPKQLTSSSWSNSGSNMVTAPTVNSYKKPTFHQSKLQKPKGPPKQPQLHYCDICKISCAGPQTYREHLEGQKHKKKEAALKSGGQTGSNNGPRGVQTQLRCELCDVSCTGVDAYAAHIRGAKHQKVVKLHTKLGKPIPSTEPVLVNSAPVITTSTAGKPQVSTSTPALVSTTSTPTVTPKLAAVNVTAKTAPVKKPAPSKITVVSHKPVSAPAAAVTAAVVAAKVPEPIQQSVQRMDPQSDDDDCDRAGGQGDIQPVGHDYVEEVRNDDGKVIRFHCKLCECSFNDPNAKDMHLKGRRHRLQYKKKVNPELPVEIKPSNRARKLQESKLKKQKQKAVLKRQRDDEQRWHMEMRRYEEDMYWRRMEEEQMYWGEQRRRMAPPPLMSRPGMPVPPLLTCVRRPDSPDDRHIMAKHSTIYPVEEELQAVQRIVSHSERALKLVSDSLLEKETPVVDTAAIEGEDEKGTENPGRLLKGVMRVGILAKGLLLRGDRNVELILLTAKKPTITLLKNIAKNLPKELETFSEDQYEVQAHPEEANIVIFSSKEPKMQVTISLTSPLMREDPATEKDKQAGGKAAEKGVAEKEPTDLLNKKKCLEYLASLRHAKWFQARANGLQSCVIIIRVLRDLCQRVPTWGKMPGWAMELLVEKVISSAAGPLSPGEAMRRVLECISTGILLPDGPGLMDPCEKDTTDALGSMMLQAREDITASAQHALRLLAFRQIHKVLGMDSLPASKASARNRKRRRDGSDTGDGEGEGKKDKKEEAESA; encoded by the exons ATGGCTGCAAGCAATTATTTCGGGTTCACACATGGTGCCGGTCCGCAATACAG tgCCCAGCCTCCCCCGGCCTACTCCCATCCCTCTACAGCCAGTTACACTGTCCAGCAGGCTCCAGCTGTGGCTCATGCAGTGACTGCGTCCTATTCTCCAGCTCCAGTCCAGGCAGCCAGGCCTGTGGTCACGGCCCCTTACCCCACCTATCAGAGTCATCAGGCTCCCCCTGAATACGCATACAGACAGCCAGACCCCCCGGCACCCCCGCagcccaccaccaccccacaAACGTACCAGGTGTACCCAGAAACG CAGGACAACTACAGCTATGGGCGTCCTGCAGCTGTGACTACCTATGACAATAAACAGTACTACCCGACGAGTATAGCATCGGctcagaggacacacacagagaactaCTACCAGACTG TTGGAGTAAAGACTGCTTACAGTCCAGCCCCCACCACTGTGTACAgccagcctcctcctccccagagGCAGGTGACGGCCCTGAAGCCTCTGGCCCCCTCTGTGTCCACCAGCTACAACATCTACCCGGTGTCCACCAGTGTCCAGCAGCCGCCCACACCCATTTCATCCTACACCCTCGGCTCCTCCTTCGGCTCCACTGTTGCGGCCACGACTTACTCGG GCATTAACTACTCCAGTTATGACTCAACTGGCTATACCTCCACATCCACCCCCTCCTATTACCAGCCAGCCCAGCAGACTCTCACCCAGCCGCAGCCTCCACCTCAGCAGCTGCAACAGCCCCAGCCCCCCATCCAGCCGCCACCTAAGCAGCTGACGAGCTCTTCCTGGAGCAACTCAGGCAGCAACATGGTGACAGCTCCGACTGTAAACTCCTACAAAAAGCCCACATTTCACCAGAGCAAGCTGCAGAAGCCCAAAGGGCCTCCGAAGCAGCCCCAGCTCCATTACTGTGACATTTGCAAGATCAGCTGTGCAGGCCCTCAG ACGTACCGGGAGCACCTGGAGGGCCAGAAGCATAAGAAGAAGGAGGCCGCCCTGAAATCTGGCGGGCAGACTGGGTCCAACAACGGACCCAGGGGGGTCCAGACTCAGTTACGCTGTGAGCTCTGTGACGTCTCCTGCACCGGAGTGGATGCCTACGCCGCCCATATCCGTGGGGCCAAACACCAGAAG GTGGTGAAACTTCACACCAAGTTGGGCAAACCTATACCTTCCACTGAGCCAGTGTTGGTGAATTCGGCTCCAGTTATCACAACATCGACAGCAGGGAAACCTCAAGTCTCTACATCCACTCCAGCTTTGGTCTCAACCACTTCAACTCCAACTGTGACTCCCAAACTGGCGGCTGTAAACGTCACCGCCAaaacagcaccagtcaaaaagCCAGCTCCCTCCAAAATAACTGTTGTTT CCCATAAGCCTGTCAGCgctccagcagctgcagtgacGGCGGCGGTGGTGGCAGCCAAGGTGCCGGAGCCCATTCAACAGTCAGTTCAGAGAATGGACCCTCAGAGTGACGATGATGACTGCGACAGAGCTGGAGGCCAGGGAGACATCCAGCCAGTGGGACACGACTATGTAGAGGAG GTTCGTAACGATGACGGAAAAGTGATTAGATTCCACTGTAAACTGTGTGAGTGCAGTTTCAACGACCCTAATGCTAAAGACATGCACCTGAAAGGCCGGAGGCACAGACTTCAGTACAAG AAGAAAGTCAACCCAGAGCTTCCTGTGGAGATCAAGCCCAGTAACCGGGCCAGGAAGCTGCAGGAGAGCAAGCtgaagaagcagaagcagaaggCGGtgctgaagagacagagagacgatGAGCAGCGCTGGCACATGGAGATGAG ACGATATGAGGAGGACATGTactggaggaggatggaggaggagcagatgtACTGGGGGGAGCAAAGACGCAGGATGGCTCCTCCACCCCTGATGAGCCGCCCTGGTATGCCAGTACCTCCTCTACTG ACGTGTGTGCGTCGGCCAGACTCTCCCGATGACCGCCACATCATGGCTAAACACTCGACCATTTACCCGGTAGAGGAGGAGCTCCAGGCTGTCCAGAGGATCGTCTCCCACTCTGAGAGAGCCCTAAAACTGGTGTCAGACTCCCTGCTGGAGAAGGAGACACCAGTTGTTGATACCGCTGCTAttgaaggagaagatgaaaaagG TACTGAAAACCCAGGACGGCTGCTAAAAGGTGTGATGAGGGTGGGTATCCTGGCCAAAGGCCTGCTGCTTCGTGGAGACAGAAATGTTGAGCTCATCCTGCTGACGGCTAAGAAACCCACCATCACTTTACTGAAGAATATCGCCAAGAATTTGCCTAAAGAACTGGAG ACATTTTCTGAAGATCAGTATGAGGTGCAGGCTCACCCCGAGGAGGCGAACATCGTGATATTTTCAAGCAAGGAGCCCAAAATGCAGGTGACCATTTCTCTCACCTCGCCGCTGATGAGGGAGGACCCTGCTACTGAGAAGGACAAGCAGGCAGGAGGAAAAGCGGCTGAGAAAG GTGTGGCTGAAAAGGAGCCTACTGATCTTCTGAATAAGAAGAAATGTCTGGAGTACCTGGCTTCTCTCCGTCACGCCAAATGGTTTCAG GCTCGTGCCAACGGGTTGCAGTCCTGTGTGATCATCATTCGGGTGCTGAGAGATTTATGTCAACGGGTTCCCACATGGGGAAAGATGCCCGGCTGG GCGATGGAGCTGTTGGTGGAGAAAGTGATCAGCAGTGCTGCCGGCCCGCTCAGCCCAGGAGAGGCCATGCGCAGAGTCCTGGAGTGCATCTCCACAGGCATCCTGCTACCAG ATGGACCAGGTTTGATGGACCCTTGTGAGAAAGACACTACGGATGCTTTGGGAAGCATGATGCTTCAAGCTCGAGAGGACATAACTGCCAGCGCACAG CATGCTCTACGGCTGCTTGCCTTCCGTCAGATCCACAAGGTTCTGGGTATGGACTCCCTGCCAGCGTCCAAGGCCAGCGCTCGCAACCGCAAGCGTAGGCGGGACGGCAGCGACACCGGCGACGGGGAGGGGGAGGGCAAAAAAGACAAGAAGGAAGAAGCAGAGAGTGCTTGA
- the zfr2 gene encoding zinc finger RNA-binding protein isoform X1, with the protein MAASNYFGFTHGAGPQYSAQPPPAYSHPSTASYTVQQAPAVAHAVTASYSPAPVQAARPVVTAPYPTYQSHQAPPEYAYRQPDPPAPPQPTTTPQTYQVYPETQDNYSYGRPAAVTTYDNKQYYPTSIASAQRTHTENYYQTVGVKTAYSPAPTTVYSQPPPPQRQVTALKPLAPSVSTSYNIYPVSTSVQQPPTPISSYTLGSSFGSTVAATTYSGINYSSYDSTGYTSTSTPSYYQPAQQTLTQPQPPPQQLQQPQPPIQPPPKQLTSSSWSNSGSNMVTAPTVNSYKKPTFHQSKLQKPKGPPKQPQLHYCDICKISCAGPQTYREHLEGQKHKKKEAALKSGGQTGSNNGPRGVQTQLRCELCDVSCTGVDAYAAHIRGAKHQKVVKLHTKLGKPIPSTEPVLVNSAPVITTSTAGKPQVSTSTPALVSTTSTPTVTPKLAAVNVTAKTAPVKKPAPSKITVVSHKPVSAPAAAVTAAVVAAKVPEPIQQSVQRMDPQSDDDDCDRAGGQGDIQPVGHDYVEEVRNDDGKVIRFHCKLCECSFNDPNAKDMHLKGRRHRLQYKKKVNPELPVEIKPSNRARKLQESKLKKQKQKAVLKRQRDDEQRWHMEMRSDSWPKRYEEDMYWRRMEEEQMYWGEQRRRMAPPPLMSRPGMPVPPLLTCVRRPDSPDDRHIMAKHSTIYPVEEELQAVQRIVSHSERALKLVSDSLLEKETPVVDTAAIEGEDEKGTENPGRLLKGVMRVGILAKGLLLRGDRNVELILLTAKKPTITLLKNIAKNLPKELETFSEDQYEVQAHPEEANIVIFSSKEPKMQVTISLTSPLMREDPATEKDKQAGGKAAEKGVAEKEPTDLLNKKKCLEYLASLRHAKWFQARANGLQSCVIIIRVLRDLCQRVPTWGKMPGWAMELLVEKVISSAAGPLSPGEAMRRVLECISTGILLPDGPGLMDPCEKDTTDALGSMMLQAREDITASAQHALRLLAFRQIHKVLGMDSLPASKASARNRKRRRDGSDTGDGEGEGKKDKKEEAESA; encoded by the exons ATGGCTGCAAGCAATTATTTCGGGTTCACACATGGTGCCGGTCCGCAATACAG tgCCCAGCCTCCCCCGGCCTACTCCCATCCCTCTACAGCCAGTTACACTGTCCAGCAGGCTCCAGCTGTGGCTCATGCAGTGACTGCGTCCTATTCTCCAGCTCCAGTCCAGGCAGCCAGGCCTGTGGTCACGGCCCCTTACCCCACCTATCAGAGTCATCAGGCTCCCCCTGAATACGCATACAGACAGCCAGACCCCCCGGCACCCCCGCagcccaccaccaccccacaAACGTACCAGGTGTACCCAGAAACG CAGGACAACTACAGCTATGGGCGTCCTGCAGCTGTGACTACCTATGACAATAAACAGTACTACCCGACGAGTATAGCATCGGctcagaggacacacacagagaactaCTACCAGACTG TTGGAGTAAAGACTGCTTACAGTCCAGCCCCCACCACTGTGTACAgccagcctcctcctccccagagGCAGGTGACGGCCCTGAAGCCTCTGGCCCCCTCTGTGTCCACCAGCTACAACATCTACCCGGTGTCCACCAGTGTCCAGCAGCCGCCCACACCCATTTCATCCTACACCCTCGGCTCCTCCTTCGGCTCCACTGTTGCGGCCACGACTTACTCGG GCATTAACTACTCCAGTTATGACTCAACTGGCTATACCTCCACATCCACCCCCTCCTATTACCAGCCAGCCCAGCAGACTCTCACCCAGCCGCAGCCTCCACCTCAGCAGCTGCAACAGCCCCAGCCCCCCATCCAGCCGCCACCTAAGCAGCTGACGAGCTCTTCCTGGAGCAACTCAGGCAGCAACATGGTGACAGCTCCGACTGTAAACTCCTACAAAAAGCCCACATTTCACCAGAGCAAGCTGCAGAAGCCCAAAGGGCCTCCGAAGCAGCCCCAGCTCCATTACTGTGACATTTGCAAGATCAGCTGTGCAGGCCCTCAG ACGTACCGGGAGCACCTGGAGGGCCAGAAGCATAAGAAGAAGGAGGCCGCCCTGAAATCTGGCGGGCAGACTGGGTCCAACAACGGACCCAGGGGGGTCCAGACTCAGTTACGCTGTGAGCTCTGTGACGTCTCCTGCACCGGAGTGGATGCCTACGCCGCCCATATCCGTGGGGCCAAACACCAGAAG GTGGTGAAACTTCACACCAAGTTGGGCAAACCTATACCTTCCACTGAGCCAGTGTTGGTGAATTCGGCTCCAGTTATCACAACATCGACAGCAGGGAAACCTCAAGTCTCTACATCCACTCCAGCTTTGGTCTCAACCACTTCAACTCCAACTGTGACTCCCAAACTGGCGGCTGTAAACGTCACCGCCAaaacagcaccagtcaaaaagCCAGCTCCCTCCAAAATAACTGTTGTTT CCCATAAGCCTGTCAGCgctccagcagctgcagtgacGGCGGCGGTGGTGGCAGCCAAGGTGCCGGAGCCCATTCAACAGTCAGTTCAGAGAATGGACCCTCAGAGTGACGATGATGACTGCGACAGAGCTGGAGGCCAGGGAGACATCCAGCCAGTGGGACACGACTATGTAGAGGAG GTTCGTAACGATGACGGAAAAGTGATTAGATTCCACTGTAAACTGTGTGAGTGCAGTTTCAACGACCCTAATGCTAAAGACATGCACCTGAAAGGCCGGAGGCACAGACTTCAGTACAAG AAGAAAGTCAACCCAGAGCTTCCTGTGGAGATCAAGCCCAGTAACCGGGCCAGGAAGCTGCAGGAGAGCAAGCtgaagaagcagaagcagaaggCGGtgctgaagagacagagagacgatGAGCAGCGCTGGCACATGGAGATGAGGTCAGACTCGTGGCCAAA ACGATATGAGGAGGACATGTactggaggaggatggaggaggagcagatgtACTGGGGGGAGCAAAGACGCAGGATGGCTCCTCCACCCCTGATGAGCCGCCCTGGTATGCCAGTACCTCCTCTACTG ACGTGTGTGCGTCGGCCAGACTCTCCCGATGACCGCCACATCATGGCTAAACACTCGACCATTTACCCGGTAGAGGAGGAGCTCCAGGCTGTCCAGAGGATCGTCTCCCACTCTGAGAGAGCCCTAAAACTGGTGTCAGACTCCCTGCTGGAGAAGGAGACACCAGTTGTTGATACCGCTGCTAttgaaggagaagatgaaaaagG TACTGAAAACCCAGGACGGCTGCTAAAAGGTGTGATGAGGGTGGGTATCCTGGCCAAAGGCCTGCTGCTTCGTGGAGACAGAAATGTTGAGCTCATCCTGCTGACGGCTAAGAAACCCACCATCACTTTACTGAAGAATATCGCCAAGAATTTGCCTAAAGAACTGGAG ACATTTTCTGAAGATCAGTATGAGGTGCAGGCTCACCCCGAGGAGGCGAACATCGTGATATTTTCAAGCAAGGAGCCCAAAATGCAGGTGACCATTTCTCTCACCTCGCCGCTGATGAGGGAGGACCCTGCTACTGAGAAGGACAAGCAGGCAGGAGGAAAAGCGGCTGAGAAAG GTGTGGCTGAAAAGGAGCCTACTGATCTTCTGAATAAGAAGAAATGTCTGGAGTACCTGGCTTCTCTCCGTCACGCCAAATGGTTTCAG GCTCGTGCCAACGGGTTGCAGTCCTGTGTGATCATCATTCGGGTGCTGAGAGATTTATGTCAACGGGTTCCCACATGGGGAAAGATGCCCGGCTGG GCGATGGAGCTGTTGGTGGAGAAAGTGATCAGCAGTGCTGCCGGCCCGCTCAGCCCAGGAGAGGCCATGCGCAGAGTCCTGGAGTGCATCTCCACAGGCATCCTGCTACCAG ATGGACCAGGTTTGATGGACCCTTGTGAGAAAGACACTACGGATGCTTTGGGAAGCATGATGCTTCAAGCTCGAGAGGACATAACTGCCAGCGCACAG CATGCTCTACGGCTGCTTGCCTTCCGTCAGATCCACAAGGTTCTGGGTATGGACTCCCTGCCAGCGTCCAAGGCCAGCGCTCGCAACCGCAAGCGTAGGCGGGACGGCAGCGACACCGGCGACGGGGAGGGGGAGGGCAAAAAAGACAAGAAGGAAGAAGCAGAGAGTGCTTGA